TGACGCGCTGGGCCCGGCGCGCTCCCAAAGCGGTTTTTTATTTTTGAACTGATCGTCTCTTCCTGGGGTTGCGTTTTTAATCTCGTAAAATTCCCCATCTTCGCTTGGCTCTAGTTGAATAGCGGCAAACTTTAATTTGCCTTTGTCTTCAACCAAAATCAAACTTCTGCTGTTTGGCTTATCGCTTTTGTGAATGCGCGTAAAATTGCGCGTAATTTCATTAATGAAATCAATAGCACTATCAAACCCAAGCGCCTTAATGTCGTCCTGATGACGAAGTTCAATATGCACCAAGCCTTCCTTTTCATCGCCATAACGTAAACGAATTTTTGCCGGCTGCCGGCCTATTGTTGTCGAAATATCTTGAGTGATCTCTCCAAAATCTAAAGAGCCGTCAGGAGATGAAACGAATGTCTTTGGATGGGTATTTTTAGTAGATCGGCTGAACTTGATCCCGCCCTTATTTTCGGCGCTGCTGACAGCATCCCCATGCAAGGGATTGCTTGGGTCTTCGGAGACCGGCGCCATCTTCTTCAACTTGTCGGCCACGGCCGCCAAATCCGCCGACGACTTGGCCTTGCTCAACGCGATCTTGATCTTCGCCATCTCGCCGACCACGTTGTCTTTCGCAAATCCCTTTAAATAGTCGTGTCCCGCAATCATCAGGTAATAGTCCGGATGCGCCGCTACATCGCGCCGAAATTCATCGGCGTCAACTGACAGGATCTGAGAGACAGGGCGGTAAGAATCAAGGAGAATCCGCTGGGGGAATGGGGCGTCAATGCCATGGATGCCGAAAGGCATATGCTGCGGGGCCATATGCTGCGCGAGCATTATCATGACGTTAAGCGGGCATTGGAATACGGAGAGCCGGTGTCGCGGGAGGTGTTGAACGACTACCCGGATTTGGCGGCCGTAGCCGACAAGTTGAAGAAGATGGCGCCGGTCTCCGAAGACCCAAGCAATCCCTTGCATAGGGACGCTGCCAGCAGCGCCGAAAATGAGGGCGGGATCAAGTTCAGCCGCGCCATCCAAGACGACCTCGCCTTTGCGCAAGAAGTGCTGAATGAGCTGGCGGAGGTTGACGAGTTCTTCCGGTTTCCAGTTAGTCCAAAGACCACGCTTGATGGCGTGATGAAAGACATTGCGCCAGACTTTGAATTTGTTGGCGAGGATACGCGGGAAGATGAACGCAGCGAGTCCGGCGCGGATCGGCGCTTTGTGTTTAAGACCGACAAAGGCAAGCCGTTTTATGTGTACGAACGTGGTGATGAAATTTGGATTGATGTCAGTCGGTTAAGTACGGGCGAGGGCGGTGCGGCGATCTATCACGCCCTGGGCAATTACGCGCATAATGCTGACAAAGTGTTTGTTGGCGACCCCGCAGGGCTGAGCGATGACGCGGTAATCCGGCGTACGGCTAATATGCTGTCACTGGCTTTACGTTTGGGTACGACCGATTTTATGGAGCCAAGCATCGAGCAAAGGCGTGGGATTCCAGAGATTGGCGTTGTGCCGTTGAAGTGGCAAGGCAGTGACGTTGACAAAACACAGTCATTGATTCAGACTTTCCTTGCTAATCTGCAAAAATCAATTTCCAGAATTATAAGGATATTCAGTATGACTTCGGAAAAAGACAGTTTGTACGATCCATTGACGGACAACCCGTGGACTGGGCCAAGTTCGATAAGTACCAAAAGGAGTATGGAGTTGGACGAGCAGCGCGAGCAGGTTCGACAACGACTCGTCGCGGCGCATTCCTCCAGTCCCTTGTATCAAGCGCGGGCGGAGAAAGATCTGGAATACTGGAACACGTTTTACGTGGGTCGCGTCAGTTAGTCAAACAAGGCGGGCTCGACCGCCTATTCTCCAAATCCCCACCCACCACCGGCAGCACCGTCGCCGACGTTAAATCCTGGCTGCCCAAGCGCGTCAAGCGGCTGCTCGATGCCGGCAAGTTGCGCGTGGAACAAGCCGCCGCCGACGTACCGCAAACCGCCGAATCGATCGATGCCGGCGGCGTCGAGGGCTTTTACGCTCCCGAAGTCGCGGGTGATGTGGGATAGCGGCGATTACATTCCGTTTTACCGGGTGATCGAGGACAACGTGAAAGGTCCGCGCGGACGGCGCGGATTGACGCACCAGACTTCCGGCATTCGGCGATTGAAAGGCGGCACGGCCAGTTTGGGCGATCCGCTTGAAAACATCGTACGCAACTTCGCCCATTTGATCGATGCCAGCCTGAAGAATAATGCCATTCGTAAGGTGGCCGACCATTTCGACGGCGCCGACATCCTGAAGGAAATCCCGCGCATTCAGAGCCGTAGGCTGGGCTGAAGGTACGAAACCCGGCTTTTCCCAACGCCGGCAATGCCGGGTTTCCGCAAAGCTCCAACCCGGCCTACACAGCTGAAACTTGAACATCGACAAACTTCGAAAGTCGACACGAAGTCGTCGCTCCCACGGTAAAGGTAACGGCATTACGCCCGTTATCCTTCTCATACCACCGTATCAGGTCAGCCAAAAGTGAACATCCTAAAAAGTGAATCCGGAAAGCGGGTTTTCCAGACAGTTTTAAATTAAGGATACCGTCGGTTCATGTTGCGCGCCGTAAAAGAACGATCCCTCTTTTTTTCTCGCCCGCTTGCCGTTCCGGAAAGGCTCGTTTAACATGCCCGCTTTAGGCAACTCTGCCTCCAACCGCTTCTGAATCTCAAGAAGGACAAGCCCTATGAAACCTTTTCATAAGCCGGGCGCACCCGGCACCACGGCGCGCAAATCCTCGAAAACTCCTCCTTTCATTCCGGCCGCGGCGCTAATGGTGCTGGTCGGCTGCGCGGCGACCAGCGTTTCGGAATTGAATGACTCCAAAGCGACGGCCGGTTACGATCCGAAAGACACCGACAAGCTGTTCGTGGTGGACTGCCTGTTGCCGGGACAGGTGCGCAAGCTTGGCGCGAAGGCGATGTATCTGACCGCGCGGCGGCCAATCCAGACCACCGCCGGCGACTGCGAAATGCGCGGCGGCGAATATGTCGCTTACGACCGCGCGAATGCGGCCACGTCGCTGAAGATCTGGCTGCCGCAGGCGCAGCAGGGCGATCCGGAAGCGATGGTGAAGGTCGGCGAAATCTACGAAAAGGGCCTCGGCGGGATGGCCGATCCGAAGCTGGCCGCCGAATGGTATTTGAAGGCGGCCGAGAAAGGCGATTCGCAGGCGCAGATCAACCTGGGCTATCTGTATGAAAAAGGCCTCGGCGTCAAACAGGACAAAGCCACCGCGTTGAACTGGTACCGCAAAGCTTCCGGGCTGGCCGGTTCCGATCTGCAGTTTTCGAGCGTGATCGAGGCCAATTATCAGCAGCAACTCAGCCAACTGCGCGAAGAATCGCAAGGCTATAAAGCGGAAGCCGAAAACCTGCGCGCCCAACTGGATGCCACCCGCCAGCAGCTTGCCGAGCAAAAACAGCAGTCGAGAACGATCGAACGGCAGCTCGACGAAACCCGCGGCCGACTGAAACAGGAAAAAGGCAAGGCCAGCCGCAACGAGGCGCTGATCCAATCGCTGCAGCAGGAAGTCGATACCAGGCAGTCAGACCTTAAAAACCAGCGGCAACAGGTTTCCCAACTGGAAAAACAGTTGAAGGAAGAAGAAAGACAAATCAAGAGCCGCCCGAAAACCCAGACGATCGCTCGCCAGGAAACGGTAGCCACACCCGATACCGAAGAGCCCGGACAGGTCGAAGAACCGCAAACCCAGGCTTCGGAAAGCCGGCTGGCCGAAATGGAAGCCCGCATGAAATCGCTCGAAACCGAGTACCAAGCCAATGCGGCGCATATCAACATGGAAGTCAGTACCATCGAGGAGAAGGCCGGACAAGCCGGCACGACGCAGGAAAAGCTGGCGGTCGAGGCGCGGCGCGGCAAATTGTCCCGCTCGAAGAGCGAACTGATCGCGCAAGGCCAGCAGATCAAGGAACTGAAAAATGCGATCGCGAATGAAAAGCGTAATCTGGCCCAGCCGTTGACGGTCGCGCAGGGAGGGCCGGCAATCGAAATCCTCGATCCGCCGGTCAAGTTGACCCGGGGCACGGCGCCGAGTTTCCGTCTGCGCTCGGCGACCAAGATCAAGGAAATTGTCGGCCGGATTTCGGCACCCGGCAGTTTGAAGAGCCTGAAGATCAATCAAATGACCGTCCAGCCCGACAAAGACGGCCTCTTCAAATCCGAAATCGCGATCGCGTCGGCCTCGACCCCGGTCAAGATCCTCGCGACCGACCGGCAAAACCGCCGCAGCCTGATCGCCTTCAATCTGCTTTCCCCAACCCAGACAGCCGCACAGACGTTCGACGAAGCGCCGGAAAGCACGATTTCAAGCACCTACCCGTCGGTCAATTTCGGCCGCTATTACGCTTTGATCATCGGCAACAACAATTATGCCAGCATGCCGACCCTGAACACCTCGGCCAACGACGCCAAAGCGCTGGATGAAGTGCTGCGCTCGCGCTACGGCTTCAAGACCAAACTGCTGGTCAACGCGAACCGGCACCAAATCATGACCGCTTTCAACGACCTGCGCCAGAGCCTGACCTCCCAGGACAATCTGCTGATTTATTACGCGGGCCACGGCGAAATCGACAAAAGCGACGAAAGCGCCTACTGGCTGCCGACCGACGCCGAACCGAACAATACCGCGAACTGGCTGTCCAGCTTCAACGTAACCAAATATCTGAACGTGATTCCGGCCAGGCATATTCTGGTTATCGCGGATTCGTGTTATTCGGGTGCCATGACGCAGGGCGCGATCGTCCGCCTGCCGAAGGACATGCCGGAAGACAAGCGCGAAAAATGGCTCAAGTTCATGATGAACCGCAAGGCCCGCACCGTCATGACATCGGGCGGCGAGGAACCGGTGCTGGATTCCGGCGGCGGCAACCACTCGGTCTTTGCCAAGGCGCTGTTGGCCGCGCTGAATTCGAACAAGGGCATGATGGTCGATTACGAGCTGTTCCGGATCGTTTCCGGTCAGGTCAAAAAATCCGCCTCGATGGTCGGCTTTCAACAGTCGCCCGAATATTCCGCCTTGCAGCATGCCGGGCACGAAGGCAGTCCCTTCTTCTTCGTACCTAAAAGTTAACTCGATTACGAGCCGTTTATGAACGACAAAAACCCCGACGATGATGCCGATGATGTGACCCGGATTGCGCCGCGACCGCCTAATCCAACGGCCGGCCAAGCAGCGGCTTCGGCAAGCGCGGCGGATACCCAGGATGCGAAGACGCGCTTGAGCGCTTCGTTCCGTACGCAGCCATCGGCCCCGGAAGACGATGCGACGGTCATTGCCGCCGTCAAAACCGGGACTCAGCCGCCGGCGCCCGCAAACCCGCCGAATGAAGATGCCGAGACGATCGTCGTGAGTCCGGCGCCCGCTACGCCCACGCCCGCCACTTGGCGCACCGCGGCGATGGCCAAGACGCTGAGTTTTTCCACCGGTTCGCCCTCGGCGCCGCTGACCATCGGCTCGGTGATCAAGGACCGTTTTGTGATTAAGGAAATCATCGGCTGCGGCGGCATGGGCACGGTATTTCGGGCCACCGATTTACGCCGGGAGGAAGCGCAGGACGAATCCCCGGATGTCGCCATCAAGGTATTGAACGAAGAATTCCGCCAGGACCCGGAGCTGTTTATCGCGCTGCAGCGGGAAACCAAAAAAACCCAGCAACTGGCGCATCCCAACATCGTGACAGTCTACGATTTCGACCGGGACGGCAGCAATGTCTTCATGGTGATGCAGATTCTGGAAGGCCAGTCGCTGCGCCAATACATTCGCGAACAGGCGCCGGATGGCCTGCCCTTCAAGCAAGCCTGGCCGATCATCAAAGGGCTGGCCCTGGCCTTGGCTTACGCGCACAAACACAATATCGTCCATTCCGACTTCAAACCCGGCAACGTCTTCATCACGACCGGCGGCGACGTCAAAGTGCTCGATTTCGGCATCGCCTGCGCGGCGGCCCGTTCGGACCACGACAAGACCGTTTTCAACGCCCGCGACCTGGGCGCGCTGACCCCCGAATACGCCAGCCTCGAAATGTTCGAAAATCAGCCGCCGGACCCGCGCGACGATATTTATGCACTGGGCTGCGTCGCTTACGAACTGCTGACCGGCAAGCATCCGTTCGGCAAAATCGAGGCGCCGAAAGCCTACGCGGTCAATTTGCAGCCGCCGGCCATCCCAGGCCTGAAGCGGCGGCAATGGAATGCGCTGACGCATGCGCTCGCGTTTAAAAAAGCGCAGCGCACGCCCTCTATTCCTCAATTCATCAGCGAATTCGAACCGCGATCGAGGATCACCTGGATTTTATCGGCAATCACCGTGCTGGCGCTATTGAGCGCCTCGGGCGCTTACGTCTATCTCTACTACAATGTCGATCCCCTGGCCGACAAGGTCATCGCGTTGACGCCCGAACAGGAACTCAAAATCAAGGACCTGCTGGAACTCGCACAGATTCACTACGATGTCGGCTTCATCACCGCCCCTTCCGGCAGCAATGCGCTCTGGGCCTATCGGCAGGTACTCGAAATCGATCCATACAACAAAGCCGCCAAAGCAGGACTCGAAAAAATCGCCAACCTGTGCGAGCAACAGGCGGAAGAATTGTTCGCCCAAAACAGCATCACCGAAAGCATGGCCAAGATCGAAGAAGGGCTGGAAGCGGTGCCGAAACACGACGGCCTGCTGGCGTTGAAAAAGCAGATTCTGGAATTGGAAGGCCAACAATAAAAGCGCCTCGCGCAACCTTGAAGTCCATACCGCGACGCGCCCTATTGCTTGGTTGCCTGACGCTGTGGCTGGCCGGTTGCGCGACTCCCGAAATCCGCCTGGACCGGGAAGCCGAACGACTGCATTTGATTCGGACCGTGGTCAAGGGCAGCGATTTTGTACATGTCGCCTATCTGAGTCGAACGCAGAACCAAACCGGCGAACTGCACGTCTACCTGGACGGCGACGGCTCGCCCTGGCTGCATCACCGCTGGATTTCGGACAATCCGACCCCGCGCAATCCGCTCGTGCTCAGGCTGATGGCGCAAGACCCGATGCCCTCGGTTTATCTGGGCCGTCCGTGTTATCACGGCTACGGCGCGAAACCGCCCTGCTCCGCGGATCTCTGGACCGGTCGGCGTTATTCCAAAACCGTCGTCGAATCGATGACGGCCGCCTTCCGGCAAATCCACCGGTCATTGCATCCGCGCAGAACGGTATTGATCGGCTTCAGCGGCGGCGGCGCCCTGGCGATGCTGATGGCGGAACAACTGAATATTGTGAACGGCATCGTCACGATCGCGGGCAATCTGGACCCTGACGCCTGGGCCAAGCATCACCATTATTCGCCGCTGACCGGTTCGGAAAATCCTGCCAGGCGGCCACCCTTGCCCAAAAACATCTTCCAACTGCACTTGGCCGGCGAAAAAGACACGAATATCCCGCCGGATTTGATTCATCCGGCCGTACGGCGCCAGCCTTCGGCAAAATGGGTCGTCATCCCCGAAGCGGATCATGACTGCTGTTGGGAGAATCGATGGCATGCGATCCTGGACATGATCGCAACGCGTCCGGACCCGCCCGGCCCGGAATAATTCAGCCCTGCGAACCTGAACAGGTCCCGCCCGTTTCTAAACCGGCTTTGGTGTTTCCTTCAATAGCAGCGGCGGAGCGAATTTGAAACCGAAATATTTCGGATCTTCCCCGATCACCGCGGCCGAAAAGATATAGAAGACATAGTCGTAGGTTTCTTTCGGAATCTGGTATTGGCGGATGAATTTCCAGAAATTCCGGTCGCGCGGATTGTCGGGCATCTTTCTGATCATTTCCTTGACCCGATTTTGCCCGTAATTGTAACTGGCGATCACTAACAGGCCCGACGCCTGCGCCTCGGTCCCGTAGATCAGCTTTAAATATTTCGCTCCGGCCCGGGTCGCGCGGTCGAAATCGAAGCGCTGATCCTGCTCGTCGTATTCCCGGGTCGCGGCCAGCGGGCCGGATTTCAGCCCGAAATCCTCACCGGTCGACGCCAGCAGCTGCCACGCGCCTTTC
The genomic region above belongs to Methylomicrobium agile and contains:
- a CDS encoding serine/threonine-protein kinase codes for the protein MNDKNPDDDADDVTRIAPRPPNPTAGQAAASASAADTQDAKTRLSASFRTQPSAPEDDATVIAAVKTGTQPPAPANPPNEDAETIVVSPAPATPTPATWRTAAMAKTLSFSTGSPSAPLTIGSVIKDRFVIKEIIGCGGMGTVFRATDLRREEAQDESPDVAIKVLNEEFRQDPELFIALQRETKKTQQLAHPNIVTVYDFDRDGSNVFMVMQILEGQSLRQYIREQAPDGLPFKQAWPIIKGLALALAYAHKHNIVHSDFKPGNVFITTGGDVKVLDFGIACAAARSDHDKTVFNARDLGALTPEYASLEMFENQPPDPRDDIYALGCVAYELLTGKHPFGKIEAPKAYAVNLQPPAIPGLKRRQWNALTHALAFKKAQRTPSIPQFISEFEPRSRITWILSAITVLALLSASGAYVYLYYNVDPLADKVIALTPEQELKIKDLLELAQIHYDVGFITAPSGSNALWAYRQVLEIDPYNKAAKAGLEKIANLCEQQAEELFAQNSITESMAKIEEGLEAVPKHDGLLALKKQILELEGQQ
- a CDS encoding alpha/beta fold hydrolase translates to MKSIPRRALLLGCLTLWLAGCATPEIRLDREAERLHLIRTVVKGSDFVHVAYLSRTQNQTGELHVYLDGDGSPWLHHRWISDNPTPRNPLVLRLMAQDPMPSVYLGRPCYHGYGAKPPCSADLWTGRRYSKTVVESMTAAFRQIHRSLHPRRTVLIGFSGGGALAMLMAEQLNIVNGIVTIAGNLDPDAWAKHHHYSPLTGSENPARRPPLPKNIFQLHLAGEKDTNIPPDLIHPAVRRQPSAKWVVIPEADHDCCWENRWHAILDMIATRPDPPGPE
- a CDS encoding caspase family protein; its protein translation is MKPFHKPGAPGTTARKSSKTPPFIPAAALMVLVGCAATSVSELNDSKATAGYDPKDTDKLFVVDCLLPGQVRKLGAKAMYLTARRPIQTTAGDCEMRGGEYVAYDRANAATSLKIWLPQAQQGDPEAMVKVGEIYEKGLGGMADPKLAAEWYLKAAEKGDSQAQINLGYLYEKGLGVKQDKATALNWYRKASGLAGSDLQFSSVIEANYQQQLSQLREESQGYKAEAENLRAQLDATRQQLAEQKQQSRTIERQLDETRGRLKQEKGKASRNEALIQSLQQEVDTRQSDLKNQRQQVSQLEKQLKEEERQIKSRPKTQTIARQETVATPDTEEPGQVEEPQTQASESRLAEMEARMKSLETEYQANAAHINMEVSTIEEKAGQAGTTQEKLAVEARRGKLSRSKSELIAQGQQIKELKNAIANEKRNLAQPLTVAQGGPAIEILDPPVKLTRGTAPSFRLRSATKIKEIVGRISAPGSLKSLKINQMTVQPDKDGLFKSEIAIASASTPVKILATDRQNRRSLIAFNLLSPTQTAAQTFDEAPESTISSTYPSVNFGRYYALIIGNNNYASMPTLNTSANDAKALDEVLRSRYGFKTKLLVNANRHQIMTAFNDLRQSLTSQDNLLIYYAGHGEIDKSDESAYWLPTDAEPNNTANWLSSFNVTKYLNVIPARHILVIADSCYSGAMTQGAIVRLPKDMPEDKREKWLKFMMNRKARTVMTSGGEEPVLDSGGGNHSVFAKALLAALNSNKGMMVDYELFRIVSGQVKKSASMVGFQQSPEYSALQHAGHEGSPFFFVPKS